The Sphaerospermopsis torques-reginae ITEP-024 genome has a window encoding:
- a CDS encoding ABC1 kinase family protein: MMVKSLPPSSRSTVEDSRGSELSLIEVIPENSTEVLVINSPKFSAKHKQTVLAEAEPETLRYDPEEIQAHYQNQPLQVLRRILTVLRPTLSYLFGIWWDKQRGIVVKNDRRRAVQLRELLTKLGPAYIKIGQALSTRPDLVPPIYLEELTKLQDQLPPFPNEIAYQFIEEELGNIPEEIYSELSAEPIAAASLGQVYKGKLKTGEEVAIKVQRPDLRERITIDLYILRKLAGWVQKNVKRVRSDLVGILDELGDRIFEEMDYIHEGENAERFFELYGHIPDIYVPKIYWEYTNRRVLTMEWINGIKLTQTKEIKELGIDARYLIEVGVQCSLRQLLEHGFFHADPHPGNLLATFDGKLAYLDFGMMSEIKPPQRYGLIEAIVHVVNRDFDLLAQDYVKLEFLSPETDLTPIVPAFAKVFANAQGASVAELNIKSITDDLSALMYEYPFRVPPYYALIIRSLVTLEGIAIYIDPNFKVLSEAYPYVSKRLLTDPSDELRTSLKDLLFKDGKFRWNRLENLLKNARNNQDYDFNLVMNQSVEFLSSERGAFIRDRLVDEFVNGIDALSKNVLHNFTFLLRERVGLTAVNEIPGATVEQQQTLEHIKRILGILRETRGFDPAKLAPQVAQVLVNPRVHYLGQQIANRFTQKAVARLIRQLLADEAIG; encoded by the coding sequence ATGATGGTTAAGAGTCTTCCCCCTAGTTCTCGTTCTACCGTGGAGGACAGTCGCGGAAGCGAATTGTCCTTAATTGAAGTAATACCAGAAAATAGTACAGAAGTCTTGGTGATTAATTCACCAAAATTCTCAGCAAAGCATAAGCAGACAGTATTAGCTGAAGCTGAACCTGAGACACTGCGTTATGATCCTGAAGAGATTCAAGCACATTACCAAAACCAACCTTTACAGGTTCTGCGGCGAATTTTAACAGTTTTACGACCTACGTTGTCATATCTTTTCGGGATTTGGTGGGATAAGCAACGGGGAATTGTGGTTAAAAATGATCGTCGTCGGGCAGTTCAACTGCGAGAATTATTAACAAAATTAGGTCCTGCTTATATTAAAATTGGACAGGCTTTGTCTACCAGACCGGATTTAGTTCCTCCTATATATTTGGAAGAATTAACTAAATTACAAGATCAATTACCACCGTTTCCTAATGAAATAGCTTACCAGTTTATTGAGGAAGAATTAGGAAATATTCCAGAGGAGATTTACTCGGAACTTTCAGCAGAACCAATTGCTGCTGCGTCTTTGGGACAAGTTTATAAAGGTAAACTCAAAACTGGGGAAGAGGTAGCAATTAAAGTCCAGCGGCCAGATTTGCGAGAAAGAATTACCATTGATTTGTATATTTTACGCAAGTTAGCTGGATGGGTGCAAAAAAATGTAAAACGGGTTAGAAGTGATTTAGTTGGGATTTTGGATGAATTGGGCGATCGCATTTTTGAAGAAATGGACTATATCCATGAAGGTGAAAATGCTGAACGCTTTTTTGAATTATATGGACATATCCCAGATATTTATGTACCAAAAATTTACTGGGAATACACCAACCGTCGCGTTTTAACGATGGAATGGATTAATGGTATTAAATTAACTCAAACGAAGGAAATTAAAGAACTAGGAATAGATGCACGTTATTTAATTGAAGTAGGTGTGCAGTGTTCCCTGCGTCAATTATTAGAACATGGATTTTTCCACGCTGATCCCCATCCTGGTAATTTGTTAGCTACCTTTGATGGTAAATTAGCTTATCTCGACTTTGGCATGATGAGCGAAATTAAACCGCCCCAACGTTATGGTTTAATTGAAGCTATTGTTCACGTTGTTAACCGTGATTTTGATTTATTAGCACAAGATTACGTAAAATTAGAATTTCTTTCCCCAGAAACAGATTTAACACCGATTGTTCCAGCTTTTGCTAAAGTTTTTGCTAATGCCCAAGGTGCGAGTGTCGCAGAACTAAACATTAAAAGCATTACTGATGATTTATCAGCATTAATGTATGAGTATCCTTTCCGTGTACCTCCCTATTACGCTTTAATTATTCGTTCTTTGGTGACATTGGAAGGGATTGCAATTTATATAGATCCGAATTTCAAAGTTCTCAGTGAAGCTTATCCTTATGTTTCTAAAAGATTGTTAACAGATCCATCTGATGAATTAAGAACTTCATTGAAAGATTTACTATTTAAAGATGGTAAATTCCGGTGGAATCGTTTGGAAAACTTGTTAAAAAATGCCCGTAACAATCAAGATTATGACTTTAACTTAGTCATGAATCAGAGTGTAGAATTTCTCTCTTCTGAACGCGGTGCATTTATTCGTGATAGGTTAGTAGATGAGTTTGTCAATGGAATAGACGCATTAAGTAAAAACGTTTTACATAATTTTACTTTTTTACTTCGAGAAAGGGTAGGTTTAACAGCAGTTAATGAAATACCTGGTGCGACAGTTGAACAACAACAAACTTTAGAACATATTAAACGAATTTTAGGGATTCTCCGAGAAACGAGAGGTTTTGATCCTGCTAAACTTGCTCCCCAAGTAGCGCAGGTTTTGGTTAATCCAAGAGTACATTATTTAGGACAACAAATTGCTAATCGTTTTACCCAAAAAGCTGTCGCTAGGTTAATTCGACAATTATTAGCAGATGAAGCAATTGGGTGA
- a CDS encoding valine--tRNA ligase translates to MTATIPNLPSVYESFSTEAKWQKFWEENQVYKADPDHPGEPYCIVIPPPNVTGSLHMGHAFESALIDAIIRYQRMKGKNALWLPGTDHASIAVQTILEKQLKAEGKTRYDLGREKFLERAWQWKNESGGTIVNQLRRLGVSVDWSRERFTLDEGLSKAVLEAFIRLYEEGLIYRSNYLVNWCPASQSAVSDLEVEPKEVNGNLWHFRYPLTDGSGFVEVATTRPETMLGDTAVAVNPEDERYKDLIGKTLTLPIMNREIQIIGDELVDPAFGTGCVKVTPAHDPNDFEMGKRHDLPFINIMNKDGTLNENAGEFQGQDRFVARKNVIARLEADGVLVKIEEYKHTVPYSDRGKVPVEPLLSTQWFVKIRPIADKTLDFLDNQNSPEFVPERWRKVYRDWLVNLRDWCISRQLWWGHQIPAWYAVSETNGEITDTTPFFVAKTADEALEKAKAQFGEEVKLEQDPDVLDTWFSSGLWPFSTLGWPEQTKDLETYYPNATLVTGFDIIFFWVARMTLMAGHFTGKMPFKTVYIHGLVRDENNKKMSKSANNGIDPLLLIDKYGTDALRYTLVKEVVGAGQDIRLEYDRKKDESISVEASRNFANKIWNAARFVMMNLDGQTPAQLGKPEPTELSDKWILSRYHQVVKQTNNYIDNYGLGEAAKGLYEFIWGDFCDWYIELVKSRLQKDADPASRKVAQQILAEILEGILKLLHPFMPHITEEIWQTLTQQPAENPQVLALQSYPEADTNLIDADLETQFDLLIGAIRTIRNLRAEADVKPGAKITANLQSESEKERSILITGEAYIKDLAKVETLTINDPTSIEITPDNTGETPTELPKNNEIFSSSYWRTLKTIGLILAVLVTLRVAIFVGNTSLRIPLFGSFFETVGLFYSGWFVVRYLLNGKARQELFAKYFPAKETPTDTEIEPAIIEAKEAEKEAEKEPEQKKENSISGVVGTVQIVIPLTGVVDVEVLRAKLEKSLNKVEAEVKALTGRLSNSNFVDKAPADVVQTTRDALAEAQKQAEILRDRLSSL, encoded by the coding sequence ATGACCGCAACTATACCAAATCTCCCCAGTGTTTACGAATCATTCTCCACAGAAGCGAAATGGCAGAAATTCTGGGAAGAAAACCAAGTCTACAAAGCAGATCCCGATCATCCCGGTGAACCCTACTGTATTGTTATTCCGCCCCCAAACGTCACCGGCAGTTTACACATGGGTCATGCCTTTGAAAGTGCGTTAATTGATGCCATCATTCGCTATCAAAGAATGAAAGGTAAAAACGCCCTTTGGCTACCCGGTACTGATCACGCAAGTATAGCAGTACAAACCATTCTGGAAAAACAACTCAAAGCAGAAGGTAAAACTCGCTACGATTTAGGTAGGGAAAAATTCTTAGAACGTGCTTGGCAATGGAAAAACGAATCAGGCGGTACAATTGTCAATCAATTACGCCGTTTGGGTGTTTCCGTAGACTGGTCGCGGGAACGCTTTACCCTAGATGAAGGTTTATCAAAAGCTGTTTTAGAAGCATTTATTCGTCTTTATGAAGAAGGTCTAATCTACCGGAGTAATTATTTAGTTAACTGGTGTCCTGCGTCACAATCTGCCGTCTCTGATTTGGAAGTCGAACCCAAGGAAGTAAATGGTAATCTTTGGCACTTTCGTTATCCTCTCACCGATGGTTCTGGATTTGTGGAAGTCGCCACAACAAGACCCGAAACCATGTTAGGTGATACAGCAGTAGCGGTAAACCCGGAAGATGAACGGTATAAAGATTTAATTGGTAAAACCCTCACTTTACCGATCATGAATCGGGAAATACAGATCATTGGTGATGAATTAGTTGATCCTGCTTTCGGTACTGGATGCGTAAAAGTGACACCTGCCCATGACCCTAACGACTTTGAAATGGGTAAGCGTCATGATTTGCCGTTTATCAATATCATGAACAAAGACGGCACGCTTAACGAAAATGCGGGTGAGTTCCAAGGACAAGACCGTTTTGTTGCTAGAAAAAATGTAATTGCTCGTTTAGAAGCTGACGGTGTACTGGTAAAAATAGAAGAATATAAACATACAGTACCCTATAGCGATCGCGGCAAAGTCCCCGTTGAACCCCTATTAAGTACCCAGTGGTTTGTTAAAATTCGCCCCATCGCTGACAAAACCCTCGACTTCCTCGATAACCAAAACTCCCCCGAATTTGTCCCCGAACGCTGGAGAAAAGTCTATAGAGACTGGTTAGTAAATCTGCGTGACTGGTGTATTTCCCGTCAATTATGGTGGGGTCATCAAATACCTGCTTGGTATGCAGTCAGCGAAACCAACGGAGAAATTACCGACACTACACCCTTCTTTGTTGCTAAAACCGCAGATGAAGCATTAGAAAAAGCCAAAGCCCAATTTGGTGAAGAAGTCAAATTAGAACAAGATCCCGACGTATTAGATACTTGGTTTTCTTCCGGTTTATGGCCTTTCTCAACTTTAGGATGGCCGGAACAAACCAAAGACTTAGAAACCTACTATCCCAACGCTACCTTAGTTACAGGATTTGATATTATCTTTTTCTGGGTAGCGAGAATGACCTTAATGGCAGGACATTTTACCGGAAAAATGCCCTTTAAAACCGTTTATATTCACGGTTTAGTGAGGGATGAAAATAATAAGAAAATGTCCAAATCAGCAAACAATGGAATTGACCCATTATTGTTGATTGATAAATATGGAACTGATGCCCTGCGTTATACATTAGTGAAAGAAGTAGTCGGTGCAGGTCAAGATATTCGTTTAGAATATGACCGCAAAAAAGATGAATCTATTTCTGTAGAAGCATCCCGAAATTTTGCTAATAAAATCTGGAATGCCGCCCGATTTGTAATGATGAATTTGGACGGACAAACACCAGCCCAATTAGGCAAACCAGAACCCACAGAACTCAGTGATAAATGGATTCTTTCCCGTTATCATCAAGTAGTTAAACAGACAAATAACTACATTGATAATTACGGTTTAGGGGAAGCAGCAAAAGGACTTTATGAGTTTATTTGGGGGGATTTTTGTGACTGGTATATTGAATTAGTAAAATCCAGATTACAAAAAGACGCAGATCCCGCTTCTCGTAAAGTTGCCCAACAAATATTAGCGGAAATATTGGAAGGAATTTTAAAATTATTACATCCTTTCATGCCCCATATTACCGAAGAAATTTGGCAAACTCTCACCCAACAACCAGCCGAAAATCCCCAAGTTTTAGCTTTACAAAGCTATCCAGAAGCGGATACAAATCTAATTGATGCTGACTTAGAAACACAATTTGATTTGTTAATTGGTGCTATCCGCACAATTCGTAATTTACGGGCGGAAGCTGATGTTAAACCAGGGGCAAAAATTACCGCTAATTTGCAAAGTGAAAGCGAAAAAGAAAGGTCAATTCTCATTACTGGTGAAGCTTATATCAAAGATTTAGCCAAGGTAGAAACCTTAACTATTAACGATCCCACTTCCATAGAAATCACTCCAGACAATACTGGAGAAACACCAACAGAATTACCAAAAAATAACGAAATTTTCAGCAGTTCCTATTGGCGGACTTTGAAAACTATTGGTTTAATTCTGGCAGTCTTAGTTACTCTCAGAGTTGCTATTTTTGTGGGAAATACATCTTTACGGATACCGCTTTTTGGTAGTTTCTTTGAAACAGTTGGTTTATTTTATTCTGGTTGGTTTGTAGTCCGTTATTTACTCAATGGGAAAGCGAGACAAGAATTATTTGCTAAATACTTCCCAGCGAAGGAAACACCAACAGACACAGAAATAGAACCTGCTATCATAGAAGCAAAAGAAGCTGAAAAAGAAGCTGAAAAAGAACCTGAACAGAAAAAAGAAAATTCTATTTCAGGAGTTGTGGGTACTGTGCAAATTGTTATTCCTCTCACTGGAGTTGTTGATGTTGAAGTATTGCGAGCAAAATTAGAGAAAAGCTTGAATAAAGTGGAAGCGGAAGTTAAAGCTTTAACTGGAAGATTGAGTAATTCCAACTTTGTAGATAAAGCCCCCGCAGATGTGGTACAAACTACCAGAGATGCTTTAGCAGAAGCACAAAAACAAGCGGAAATTTTGCGCGATAGGCTTAGTTCTTTATAA
- a CDS encoding DUF433 domain-containing protein, with product MNELLNRITQIPGQCGGRPCIRGMRIRVSDILEMLAENVSVSEILEDFPDLEPEDIQACLVFAARSTDFVRLTA from the coding sequence ATGAATGAATTATTAAATCGGATTACGCAAATACCTGGGCAATGTGGAGGTCGTCCTTGCATTCGAGGTATGAGAATTAGAGTTAGTGACATTTTAGAAATGTTAGCGGAAAATGTCAGCGTTAGCGAAATTTTAGAAGATTTTCCTGATTTAGAACCAGAAGATATCCAAGCTTGTTTGGTGTTTGCTGCAAGAAGTACTGATTTTGTGCGGTTAACAGCATGA
- a CDS encoding type II toxin-antitoxin system PemK/MazF family toxin has product MPYNRGQVVLVLFPDSNLKTAKRRPALVVQSNNIGTGLSQTIIAMITSNVSRAGHPSRVFVNIATPPGKQTGLVSDSVIMTDNLATVLDTEIDKVIGFYSEMSLVDAALRHTLEI; this is encoded by the coding sequence ATGCCTTATAATCGTGGTCAAGTAGTGCTGGTTTTGTTCCCAGACTCAAACTTAAAAACTGCTAAACGTCGTCCTGCTTTAGTGGTTCAATCTAATAATATTGGTACTGGTTTATCGCAAACTATTATAGCTATGATTACTAGCAATGTTTCCCGTGCTGGACACCCTAGCAGAGTTTTTGTGAATATAGCAACACCACCAGGAAAACAAACAGGATTAGTTAGCGATTCTGTGATTATGACAGATAATCTAGCAACTGTTTTAGATACAGAAATTGATAAAGTGATTGGTTTTTACTCAGAAATGTCTTTAGTAGATGCAGCACTCAGACATACATTGGAAATTTAA
- a CDS encoding PCP reductase family protein: MSEQIKWTAEAEAKIKEIPFFVRPFARKKIENYAQENGIVVIDIQVYEQAKQLFNTNFNK, from the coding sequence ATGAGTGAACAAATTAAATGGACTGCGGAAGCGGAAGCAAAAATCAAAGAAATTCCTTTTTTTGTGCGTCCTTTTGCACGGAAGAAGATTGAAAATTATGCTCAGGAGAATGGGATAGTTGTGATTGATATTCAGGTTTATGAACAGGCTAAACAGTTGTTTAATACGAATTTTAATAAGTAG
- the thiC gene encoding phosphomethylpyrimidine synthase, giving the protein MRTEWIAKRRGQGNVTQMHYARQGVITEEMYHIAKVENLPPELIREEVARGRMVIPANINHTNLEPMAIGIASRCKVNANIGASPNSSDVQEELEKLKLSIKYGADTVMDLSTGGGNLDEIRTAIIKASPVPIGTVPVYQALESVHGRMENFTADDFLHIIEKHAQQGVDYQTIHAGLLIEHLPLVKTRLTGIVSRGGGILAKWMLLHRKQNPLYTHFNDIIEIFKKYDVTFSLGDSLRPGCTHDATDAAQLAELKTLGQLTRRAWEHDVQVMVEGPGHVPMDQIEFNVRKQMEECSEAPFYVLGPLVTDIAPGYDHITSAIGAAMAGWYGTAMLCYVTPKEHLGLPNAEDVRNGLIAYKIAAHAADIARHRPGARDRDDELSRARYNFDWNRQFELSLDPERAREYHDETLPDDVYKKAEFCSMCGPKFCPMQTKIEDEALTELEEFLAKEPVAQQC; this is encoded by the coding sequence ATGCGAACTGAATGGATAGCCAAGCGACGTGGGCAGGGTAATGTTACACAAATGCACTACGCTCGCCAAGGTGTAATTACTGAGGAAATGTACCACATCGCTAAGGTGGAAAACCTACCTCCTGAACTGATACGCGAAGAAGTAGCACGGGGAAGAATGGTTATCCCGGCGAATATTAATCACACTAACCTAGAACCGATGGCTATAGGTATCGCTTCTAGATGTAAAGTCAATGCTAATATTGGTGCATCTCCTAATTCTTCCGATGTTCAAGAAGAACTAGAAAAACTCAAATTATCTATTAAATACGGTGCTGATACCGTGATGGACCTTTCCACAGGTGGCGGTAATTTAGATGAAATTCGTACCGCTATTATCAAGGCTTCACCCGTTCCTATCGGTACTGTTCCAGTTTACCAGGCTTTAGAAAGTGTCCACGGCAGAATGGAAAACTTCACTGCTGACGACTTTCTTCACATCATTGAAAAACACGCTCAACAAGGGGTAGACTATCAAACTATCCACGCGGGTTTGTTAATAGAACATTTACCTTTAGTGAAAACCCGTCTCACAGGTATTGTTTCCCGTGGTGGTGGTATTTTGGCTAAGTGGATGTTGCTGCACCGCAAACAAAACCCCCTGTATACCCATTTCAACGACATCATTGAGATTTTCAAGAAATATGATGTTACTTTCAGTTTAGGCGACTCCCTGCGTCCTGGATGTACCCATGATGCGACAGATGCAGCGCAGTTAGCGGAACTGAAAACTTTAGGTCAACTCACCCGCAGAGCATGGGAACATGATGTCCAGGTAATGGTAGAAGGTCCTGGTCATGTGCCTATGGATCAAATTGAGTTTAATGTCCGCAAGCAAATGGAGGAATGTTCAGAAGCTCCTTTCTATGTTCTTGGTCCTTTGGTGACTGATATTGCTCCTGGTTATGATCATATTACCTCTGCTATTGGTGCTGCTATGGCGGGTTGGTATGGTACGGCGATGCTGTGTTATGTGACACCTAAAGAACATTTAGGTTTACCTAACGCGGAAGACGTGCGGAATGGGTTAATTGCTTATAAAATAGCTGCTCATGCTGCTGATATTGCTAGACATCGCCCTGGTGCGAGAGATCGGGATGATGAACTGTCTAGAGCGCGGTATAATTTTGATTGGAATCGTCAATTTGAGTTATCTTTAGATCCTGAGCGAGCTAGGGAATATCATGATGAAACTTTGCCTGATGATGTTTATAAAAAGGCTGAGTTTTGTTCTATGTGTGGTCCTAAGTTCTGCCCCATGCAGACTAAGATTGAAGATGAGGCTTTAACTGAGTTAGAGGAATTTTTGGCTAAAGAACCTGTAGCACAACAATGCTAA